A genomic region of Pelodiscus sinensis isolate JC-2024 chromosome 17, ASM4963464v1, whole genome shotgun sequence contains the following coding sequences:
- the LOC102444450 gene encoding protocadherin beta-16-like, translated as MADNERRKTIERQVAFLVLFLCMWGVGCETALYSVPEEMESGSFVANVAKDLRLDPKRLSARRARVVSEGSRQHFQLDRDTGDLFIKEKLDREELCGQTDPCTVQFKMILENPLQAFPAEIRVYDINDHSPEFSEQEFILKILETSEPGSRFPLDNAQDLDVGRNSLQNYSLSNNDYFHVDTREQSTGRKFAELVLDKLLDREELPEVSLVLTAVDGGSPPRSGTAQIRVTVLDANDNSPVFSQAIYQARVPENSPKDHPIVTVSATDLDEGNNGEIAYSFSQKSKENSKTFHIHGLTGEIRLTGQLDFETIEAYELDVRATDGGGIFSHTKVLVEVVDVNDNPPEVELISLNSPIPEDSSPETVVALFSVRDRDSGDNGRTVCSIDDDLPFSLKTTFRNSYSLVTEHALDRETVSEYNITITARDMGSPSLSTEKTITVKISDINDNSPVFSQTSYTLHVRENSGPALLLGQVRAFDSDSEQNAKVTYSLLPAEAGGLPLLSYISINSENGNVYALRSVDYEQIREFQVRVRAADGGSPPLSSEATVRVVILDENDNAPFLLYPLQNSSSPASELVPRSAGPGYLVTKVVAVDGDSGQNSWLSYQLLRATDPGLFTVASHNGEIRTTRLITERDSKKQKLIVVVRDSGESALSSSATLTIALVDGFSDAHLQYTEVAVEEEENGPLTLYLVISLCLVSFGFLVSVIIFICIKLYRRRNYGEKYVSASANGYGDSNFQTNLVDVSGTGTLSQSHRYEVCLTTGSGNSEFKFLRPVLPSLPPGQGPPGTGSGRDQDLLANFHLNPDLEPANQV; from the exons ATGGCGGACAACGAGAGGAGAAAAACAATCGAAAGGCAAGTGGCGTTTCTCGTTCTGTTTCTTTGCATGTGGGGCGTCGGGTGCGAGACGGCTCTCTACTCTGTGCccgaggaaatggaaagcgggtCCTTTGTGGCGAATGTAGCAAAGGATCTGAGACTAGACCCGAAGAGACTGTCCGCTCGCAGGGCCCGTGTGGTGTCTGAAGGCAGCCGCCAGCATTTCCAGCTAGACAGAGACACCGGGGACTTGTTTATTAAAGAGAAACTGGACCGAGAGGAGCTGTGCGGGCAAACTGACCCCTGCACGGTGCAATTTAAAATGATACTGGAAAATCCCCTGCAAGCCTTTCCCGCTGAGATAAGAGTTTATGACATAAATGATCATTCTCCTGAGTTCTCCGAAcaggaatttattttaaaaatcttggaaaCGTCTGAACCTGGGTCTCGGTTTCCCTTGGACAATGCCCAGGATTTAGATGTGGGAAGGAACAGCTTGCAGAACTACAGCCTTAGCAACAATGACTATTTCCATGTTGATACGCGGGAGCAGAGCACCGGCAGGAAATTCGCAGAGCTCGTGCTGGATAAGCTGCTAGACCGCGAGGAGCTGCCAGAGGTGAGTCTCGTGCTCACGGCCGTGGATGGCGGCTCCCCGCCGAGGTCTGGCACAGCACAAATCCGTGTCACTGTCTTGGATGCCAATGACAATTCCCCGGTCTTCTCTCAGGCCATTTACCAAGCTCGAGTTCCGGAAAACAGCCCCAAAGATCATCCGATTGTCACTGTTTCTGCTACTGATTTAGACGAGGGAAATAATGGGGAAATAGCCTATTCTTTTAGCCAGAAATCCAAAGAAAATAGCAAAACCTTTCACATACACGGACTGACTGGAGAAATTCGACTCACAGGACAACTAGATTTTGAAACGATAGAAGCGTATGAGCTAGATGTTCGGGCTACGGATGGCGGGGGTATTTTCTCCCACACTAAAGTGCTTGTAGAGGTGGTGGATGTAAATGACAATCCCCCGGAAGTTGAATTAATATCCCTCAACAGCCCCATACCCGAGGACTCGTCGCCTGAGACTGTGGTGGCGCTTTTTAGTGTCAGGGACCGGGACTCTGGGGACAACGGGAGAACAGTCTGCTCCATAGACGATGACCTTCCATTTTCATTGAAAACAACTTTCAGAAATTCCTACTCGCTGGTGACTGAACACGCGCTTGACCGAGAGACAGTGTCGGAGTATAACATAACCATCACCGCCAGGGACATGGGATCTCCCAGTCTCTCCACTGAAAAGACCATCACCGTGAAAATCTCCGACATTAATGACAACTCCCCGGTGTTCAGCCAAACGTCATACACTCTGCACGTCCGAGAAAACAGCGGCCCCGCCCTGTTGCTAGGGCAGGTCCGTGCTTTTGATTCGGACTCGGAGCAGAACGCCAAGGTGACATACTCGCTCTTGCCTGCTGAGGCCGGTGGCCTTCCGCTGCTCTCCTATATCTCCATCAACTCGGAGAACGGGAACGTGTACGCGCTGCGATCCGTGGATTATGAGCAGATCAGAGAGTTCCAGGTGCGGGTGCGCGCTGCGGATGGCGGGTCTCCCCCGCTGAGCTCTGAAGCCACCGTCCGGGTTGTGATCTTGGACGAAAACGACAACGCGCCCTTCCTCTTATACCCCCTGCAGAACAGCAGCTCCCCCGCCAGTGAGCTGGTGCCCCGCTCGGCGGGGCCGGGTTACCTGGTGACGAAGGTGGTGGCAGTGGACGGAGACTCGGGCCAGAATTCTTGGCTTTCCTACCAGCTGCTGAGGGCCACGGACCCCGGTCTCTTCACGGTGGCTTCCCACAATGGGGAAATCAGAACCACGAGGCTCATAACAGAACGAGATTCCAAGAAGCAGAAACTCATTGTGGTTGTTCGAGACAGCGGCGAATCGGCTCTTTCTTCCTCTGCAACTCTCACCATAGCTCTGGTGGATGGGTTTTCGGACGCACACCTGCAGTATACCGAGGTCGCTGTGGAAGAGGAAGAGAATGGCCCGTTAACGCTTTATTTAGTCATTTCCCTGTGCTTAGTGTCGTTTGGCTTCTTGGTTTCAGTGATAATATTTATATGTATCAAGCTTTATAGAAGAAGGAATTATGGTGAAAAATACGTGTCTGCTTCTGCCAATGGCTACGGTGATAGCAACTTCCAAACTAATCTGGTAGATGTGTCGGGCACCGGGACTCTGTCTCAGAGCCATCGCTATGAAGTCTGTTTAACGACTGGATCAGGAAACAGCGAATTCAAATTCCTGAGGCCCGTTCTCCCCTCCTTGCCACCTGGGCAGGGCCCCCCTGGAACGGGCTCTGGGCGAGACCAGGACCTTCTTGCTAACTTTCACCTGAACCCGGACCTGGAGCCAGCGAATCAG GTCTAA